The window AAGCCGCTTTTTGAGCGTCTTTAACTAGCTTAGCTACGCGGTCAGATAGAGATGCGCCTTGACCAACCCAGTGGTTAACACGATCTAGGTCTAGACGTAGACCTTCTTCTTGACCTTGAGCAGTAGGGTTAAAGAAACCTACTTTCTCGATGAAACGGCCAGTTACAGAGTTACGGCTATCCGCAACTACGATTTGATAAAATGGGCGCTTCTTTGCACCGTGACGTGCCAAACGAATGGTTACCATGTCGTCCTCTTTG of the Vibrio lentus genome contains:
- the rpsP gene encoding 30S ribosomal protein S16; this translates as MVTIRLARHGAKKRPFYQIVVADSRNSVTGRFIEKVGFFNPTAQGQEEGLRLDLDRVNHWVGQGASLSDRVAKLVKDAQKAA